The Bacteroidia bacterium genomic sequence AGCCGCAGAAGTCGGAGGTTTGAAAGTGTTTTCAATTGGATATTTGGTAGAGCCCGGTGTTGCGGTCGCTTGGCGTGGACCAATGATGTCAACTGCATTAAGACAATTTGTGAGCGATGTGGCATGGGGTGAGCTGGATTATTTAATAATTGACTTGCCTCCTGGTACAGGTGATGCACAATTGACTCTTTGTGCAGCACTGAAAATTACCGGAGTGGTTATCGTTACTACTCCTCAAAAAGTGGCAATGGTAGATGCAGATAGGGCATTGCAAATGTTTAGAATGAAAGGACTAACTGTACCTATTTTAGGGATTATCGAAAATATGGCATGGTTTGAAACACCTGAATTACCAAATCGTAAATTCTATATTTTTGGTGACAGCGCGGCAAAACAGTTGTCTGAACAGTCCGGTGTGCCATTGTTAGGTTCGGTTCCTATTATTGAGAATCTTTCGTCAGACCAAAACAAAGGTAGTATTATAGAGAACAATCCTGTATTACCTTACTTTAAAGAGATTGTCGGCAATTTGGTTAGAAATTTGGCAATCCAAACTCAACATATTCAAGAAGCACAAACATCTTAAATTTATTCACTATGAACAATACAGAACTAATAGCAAAAGTTCAAGAAGCATTAGAATCTATCAGACCATTTTTACAAATGGATGGAGGTGATGTCGAATTGGTCAATATTGATACTGATAATAATGCCAACATTAAACTTGTTGGTAATTGTGTGTCGTGCTCTATGAGTGCTATGACAATGAAAGCAGGTATTGAAGGCGCTATTCGCAAAGTTGCTCCCGAAATTAACAAAGTGGTTGCTGTAAATTTATAGCCTTTGCTTATTAAGATTAGCAATATATTGCTGGCGTTATCTGATTTAAGTTTGCCGGTAGTTTTTGGTGGAGCGGTTTGTTTTTCTTTTTTTGCTAATCTACATCAGATTGAATATTACTATCCCATTATCTGGATATGCTGTAGCGGCATTTTTGCTATTTATCTGTATGATCATTTAGCAGACCTGAAATCAACTTCCCAAATAGAGATAGGAGCACCTTTTTGGATTCTATACAGGTTTAAAAAAATTTGGATTGTTGTTTCTGTTTTATCCTTGTTAATCGCATTCTATATTCTACTCACTAAAATGCGCTTGGAGTATCTTATGCCTGGCGGTATTGTTGCTTTGTTGGTATTAGGGTATTATCTGTTTAGAAAATTTGCTCCCAAGAAAATTCAAGGTCAGTTAAAGGAGCTTTGGATTTCATTGGTTGCAACCATGGCATTGGGTGGGATTTCTGCGTGGATTACAACTTCGCAAATTCATTGGATTTTGCTGATAAGTTTCTTCTTAATCTGTTTCCAAAATATGTTATTGTTTTCGTGGATTGACTTTGAACATGATGTCATCAATCAAAATTTGACATTGGCGGTCAGTTCAGGGATTTCGTACTTGGTTTGGATTTTAGATATTGTGTCATTGGTTAATTTGGCAATGTTGGCTGATTTGTGGCATTCAGAAGGATTTTCTTTTGCCATTGTGATATTCTTGCTGATGCAACTGCAACTTTTTATTATTAGAATTCTCTGTGAATATAAGGGTACAAAGCGCGTTTATCGCTTCTGGACAGACATGGTTTTTGTATTACCCTTACTCAGCTTTATTTGAAAAGTCAATAAAAACCCTTCACAATGCTTGATTATGAAGGGCTTAAAAAGATTGATTTGCGTTAAATTATTTTTTCTTCTTTTTAGGTGCTTTGTAAATAGGTTGGCGCTTAATGTTTTCAATAAAAGTATTTAATTCTGCTACGGCATTGGCTGCGCCCATTTTTTCTGCATTTGTTTTAGCTGATTCGGCAGTTTCAACTGCTTCGGTGTATAGTTGGTTTTCTGCTTGAATTTTAGCTTTCATGGTTTGAATCCAATATCTGTTTGGGGTTAACTCATCTGCTTTGTTTATCCATTCAAGCGCTTTTTTCATGTCTTTTTTATTGTTGTAATAATATGAAGCAGCTGAATAATAGGGTCTTGAATCATTTGACATTACTTTTTCAATCTGAGCGGTAAGTTCTTTGTCGTAGTCAACATTCACTTGTACACCTACTTTTGTTTTTTCCCAAACAAGGTTTAATTGGAATGAATTGTCAGTGATATTATTGATTTCAATAGAAAAAGTTTCGTGTGTTTCTGCAAGGGTTGATACCGGTGCTTTTACTCTAATAATATCATTTGCTTGTTTGTAATTGCTTGCTCCGGTTACATTTAAATCTTTAGTAATGATAATAGTCCATTCTTTTTCACCGGGAATAGCTAAGAATCCGTATTTGCCTTTGGTTACAGGTTGTTCATTAATAGTAACATCTTGACCGAATTCAATGGTAGTAGCTCCATTGGCACCAGTTCTCCATACTTCTCCATAAGGCACAAGACCGCCAAAAATTACTCTGTTTTTGACACTGGGTCTTGAATACGATAGTTCTACAAATGAGGTTGCAAAGTTTTGTTTAACGGTTGCAGTAGGGCTGGGTTGTGGAAAGCTGATTTGTTGTGCAGTTGCTGTCTGTCCTAAAGATAGCATGGCTGCGCTTAACATACTGAATACAAATTTTTTCATCGGTTTTTAAATTTTAATTAGGGCAAATAAAATCAATGTTACCGAATTAATCGCAACATTAAGACGAAACTCTTGAACACAAGGACGTGCGTTATGAGTTTTCTATATTTCTAATGATGAATGCTAAAGCAGCATACAATGTACTTTCTTGAATATGCTTTCTTTCTCTGGTAAATAAGAATTTTTTTGTAATGGTGCTCTTTTGACTACTATAACCGATATACACTGTTCCAACGGGTTTGTCATCAGTTCCGCCATCAGGACCGGCAATCCCTGTTACAGATACTGCAATATCGCTTTGAAATACAGTCCTGCAATTCTCTGCCATAGCGGCAGCCACTTCTTCACTCACAGCTCCGTGTTGTTCAATAAGACCTGCAGGAATTTTTAAGATGTTTGTTTTGCTCTCATTTGAATAAACAACTGCACCTCCTTTGTAAATTGCAGAAATACCCGGTATTTGTGTAAAATGTTGTGATATTAAACCTCCTGTACAACTTTCAGCCAATGAGAAACTTGTTTGTGTGTTATGTAATAATAAAGCAGTATAAGCTGCTAAAGGGATGTCTTCTTCCATCAATAAATCATTACCTAAGGTCTGTTTGAATTGCTGACTAAATTCTTGAAAAAGCAAACCGTCATTTTGTTGGTTTTGAATGTTACATGTAAGTCGTAACCTTACAACATTTAAGTGTGGAAGGTATGCAAGACTAAAATGAGCGGGGAGATTATCTTCAATAGAGGATAACCTCTCTGCAAGTAATGATTCCGGCACTCCGATAGTAAAGAAATGGTGTCTTAGTGTGGGAGCTGATTGAAATTCTTTCCTTAGAAGCGGTAAAACAACATTATTCATCATTTCTATCATTTCAAAAGGTACACCAGGTAATGAAATTACTATTTTGTGTTCTTTTCTAAATAACATTCCCGGAGCTGTTCCTAACTTATTAAAAATAGTTGTGCAGTTGTCGGGGACGTATGCCTGTATCTTGTTGATTTCTTGGAGATGCTTTCCTCTGTTTGCAAATATTTTTTCAAGGTTTTGCAATGTGTCTTCGTCCCAACGCCAAGAACTGTTAAAGTATGTTGCCAATACATCTTTGGTTAAATCATCTTTAGTAGGTCCTAACCCTCCGGTAATAATTACAAGATCTGTATCGTTGATTGCTTTGTCAACTGCTTCTAATATAAGGTCATGTTTGTCGGGTACTGTAACCATGCGATTGACAACAAAGTTTTCTTCGCTGAGTTTGCTTGCGAGCCATTGGCTGTTGGTATTTAATATTTGCCCAATCAAAATTTCATCTCCAATAGATAGAATTTCTGCGGTAAATGCCTTTTTCATTTGCATGGATAATATTTGCAAATGTAGGTAAGATAGAGAAGTAACATTTGTTTTTCATGTAGGAATGCAGGTATTTTGCACCAATGAACAGAAAGTATATAGCATGGGTGTTCATCTTGATTTTTATCGCTCTGGCTACTTTTACATCTTGTAGAGCAACCAAAAGAGTTGTGAAAAAGTTCAATAAAGATTGCAATTGTGAATTCTGAGCAAAGGCGGAGTAATGAAAGTTGCACTTCTCCAAGAATATCTGGATAAAGCTTTTGAAACTTATCACAAAAAGGGGTTTATAGCGCATGACCCTATTTCTATACCTCATTCATTTTCTGTAAAACAAGATATTGAAATCATGGGATTCTTTGCTGCTATTCTTGCATGGGGACAGCGTAAAACAATCATTGCTAAATGCAAAACGATTGCTGAATTGTTTGATCATCGTCCTTATGATTTTATATTGAATCACCAAGATACGGACTTAGCATCTCTGACATCGTTTGTGCACAGGACTTTTAATGGCACTGATTTGCTGTATGTTGTACATTTCTTACAACAAGTGTATCGGGAGTATGATAGTTTAGAGAATGCCTTTTTTCCTGTCCCAACTTCCTCCTTTAATGCAGTTGAAGAAGGGTTAAACAATTTTAAATTCAAATTTGTAGCTTCAGAATGGTGTCCAGTAAGAACACGGAAACATATTGCTTCACCGGCACAAGGCAGTGCATGCAAAAGGCTAAACATGTTTTTGCGATGGATGGTGAGAAAGGATTTTGAAGGAATTGATTTTGGTATTTGGACGCATATTCAACCGGCACAGCTAAAATGTCCTTTAGATGTTCATGTGCTTAGAGTGGCAATGCAATTAGGACTTTTAAATGATTCAAAATCACATTGGCAAAATGTGCTCAAGTTGACTGATGCATTAAGAAAGTTTGATGCTGCTGACCCGGTCAAATATGATTTTGCGCTTTTCGGAATAGGAGAGGCGGGCGCATTATGAGAGCTTTTTCTTTGCTCTTTTGAGTTGTGCTATTTCAGAGTTTTTAAGAAAGCGAAATTTTCCTCTTTCAACACCTTTTTTGGTAAAAGGACCAAAGGAAACTCTGTCCAATTTTTCAACTGTGTGCCCCAATGCTTCAAACATTCTTCGGACAATACGATTTTTACCACTATGAATCTCAATACCTACAATGGTCTTGTTGTTTGCATCCGGAAAAGCAATCAAATCAGCATACGCAACCCCGTCTTCAAGCTCTATTCCTGTTGCCAATTTTTCTAATTCTTCTAATGTAGCTTTACTTTTTAAGGTTACTTCATAAATTTTTTTAACATCAAATGAAGGATGTGTAAGTTTTTGTGCCAATTCTCCGTCATTGGTAAGCAAGAGTACGCCTGTTGTTTTTCTATCGAGTCTGCCTACCGGGTAAACCCTCACATCAATTTCGTCTTTGATTAAGTCCATTACAGTTTGCCTGTCAGACTCGTCCTTGGTTGTAGTGATATAATTCTTGGGTTTATTCATCAAAATATAGATTGGTTTCTCAGGGAGAATTTTATTTCCGCGATATTTCACTTCATCTCTTTTTTCAACTTTAGTTCCTAGTTCTGTTACTATTTGTCCATTTACGGTAATGTACCCATCTAAAATTAATTTATCAGCATCTCTTCTTCCGCATATACCCGCATTTGAAATATAGCGGTTCAAACGTATTGGCCACTCAAATTTCATGTGCTCATCAGGGTAGGCTTCTTCTTGGTATCGCTTGCCTTTGTTAGCTTTAGAGTATGGCTTGCGTTTGTCAAATGATTTGTTGTGCCCGCTTGATTTTCTGTTGTTTGGTCTGTCGCCTCTGTTAGCATATATTGAATATAATTTTTTTGACGGAGTTGACTCTCTTTCATTGTTCCCAAA encodes the following:
- a CDS encoding rRNA pseudouridine synthase, which produces MNNKPKKSLPTKSRRTQSENSFSKPKSEKRSTDTNVKEFSKKRFNSRQSDTHSDIQKEDKKSYTRKRSSSFENRNQEEREYRKPSTRKQTAKFGNNERESTPSKKLYSIYANRGDRPNNRKSSGHNKSFDKRKPYSKANKGKRYQEEAYPDEHMKFEWPIRLNRYISNAGICGRRDADKLILDGYITVNGQIVTELGTKVEKRDEVKYRGNKILPEKPIYILMNKPKNYITTTKDESDRQTVMDLIKDEIDVRVYPVGRLDRKTTGVLLLTNDGELAQKLTHPSFDVKKIYEVTLKSKATLEELEKLATGIELEDGVAYADLIAFPDANNKTIVGIEIHSGKNRIVRRMFEALGHTVEKLDRVSFGPFTKKGVERGKFRFLKNSEIAQLKRAKKKLS
- a CDS encoding TIGR02757 family protein; amino-acid sequence: MKVALLQEYLDKAFETYHKKGFIAHDPISIPHSFSVKQDIEIMGFFAAILAWGQRKTIIAKCKTIAELFDHRPYDFILNHQDTDLASLTSFVHRTFNGTDLLYVVHFLQQVYREYDSLENAFFPVPTSSFNAVEEGLNNFKFKFVASEWCPVRTRKHIASPAQGSACKRLNMFLRWMVRKDFEGIDFGIWTHIQPAQLKCPLDVHVLRVAMQLGLLNDSKSHWQNVLKLTDALRKFDAADPVKYDFALFGIGEAGAL
- a CDS encoding NifU family protein; its protein translation is MNNTELIAKVQEALESIRPFLQMDGGDVELVNIDTDNNANIKLVGNCVSCSMSAMTMKAGIEGAIRKVAPEINKVVAVNL
- a CDS encoding competence/damage-inducible protein A; its protein translation is MKKAFTAEILSIGDEILIGQILNTNSQWLASKLSEENFVVNRMVTVPDKHDLILEAVDKAINDTDLVIITGGLGPTKDDLTKDVLATYFNSSWRWDEDTLQNLEKIFANRGKHLQEINKIQAYVPDNCTTIFNKLGTAPGMLFRKEHKIVISLPGVPFEMIEMMNNVVLPLLRKEFQSAPTLRHHFFTIGVPESLLAERLSSIEDNLPAHFSLAYLPHLNVVRLRLTCNIQNQQNDGLLFQEFSQQFKQTLGNDLLMEEDIPLAAYTALLLHNTQTSFSLAESCTGGLISQHFTQIPGISAIYKGGAVVYSNESKTNILKIPAGLIEQHGAVSEEVAAAMAENCRTVFQSDIAVSVTGIAGPDGGTDDKPVGTVYIGYSSQKSTITKKFLFTRERKHIQESTLYAALAFIIRNIENS
- a CDS encoding Mrp/NBP35 family ATP-binding protein; this encodes MEITPKEVLQALSVVIDPDFKKDIVTLGMVRHINIEGNKLSFDLVLTTPACPLKDMLEKGCRDAIRDRLSPDFIVDINVTSEVRKNIFMQGTLDGVKNVIAVASGKGGVGKSTVSLSLAKVLAESGAKVGLMDADIYGPSQPTLTGTESYKPTGVQGKDKNLMKAAEVGGLKVFSIGYLVEPGVAVAWRGPMMSTALRQFVSDVAWGELDYLIIDLPPGTGDAQLTLCAALKITGVVIVTTPQKVAMVDADRALQMFRMKGLTVPILGIIENMAWFETPELPNRKFYIFGDSAAKQLSEQSGVPLLGSVPIIENLSSDQNKGSIIENNPVLPYFKEIVGNLVRNLAIQTQHIQEAQTS
- a CDS encoding DUF2911 domain-containing protein yields the protein MKKFVFSMLSAAMLSLGQTATAQQISFPQPSPTATVKQNFATSFVELSYSRPSVKNRVIFGGLVPYGEVWRTGANGATTIEFGQDVTINEQPVTKGKYGFLAIPGEKEWTIIITKDLNVTGASNYKQANDIIRVKAPVSTLAETHETFSIEINNITDNSFQLNLVWEKTKVGVQVNVDYDKELTAQIEKVMSNDSRPYYSAASYYYNNKKDMKKALEWINKADELTPNRYWIQTMKAKIQAENQLYTEAVETAESAKTNAEKMGAANAVAELNTFIENIKRQPIYKAPKKKKK